In methanogenic archaeon ISO4-H5, the following are encoded in one genomic region:
- a CDS encoding DNA-directed RNA polymerase subunit H RpoH has product MPEHHLLTEEQAAEVLKELQVEKDKLPKIRMDDPAVVYLEQIHGKIQEGSIIKIIRKSETAGEFIAYRLVING; this is encoded by the coding sequence GTGCCTGAGCACCACCTTCTCACTGAGGAGCAGGCCGCCGAAGTTCTCAAAGAACTTCAGGTAGAGAAGGACAAGCTTCCCAAAATCAGGATGGATGACCCCGCTGTGGTCTACCTCGAGCAGATCCACGGCAAGATTCAGGAAGGAAGCATTATCAAGATAATCAGGAAGAGCGAGACCGCAGGCGAGTTCATCGCCTACAGACTCGTCATCAATGGGTGA
- a CDS encoding thioredoxin TrxA, translated as MVTELNEAQFNEFVKQSGIVMVDCWAPWCGPCRRMGPIVEELANDLAGKVAVAKLNTDENQGVAMKFGINAIPTLLFFKDGVQQESLVGLRPKEDIISYINSL; from the coding sequence ATGGTTACAGAACTCAACGAAGCACAGTTCAACGAATTTGTGAAGCAGAGCGGAATCGTCATGGTAGACTGCTGGGCCCCTTGGTGCGGACCCTGCAGGAGGATGGGCCCCATCGTAGAGGAGCTCGCCAACGACCTCGCAGGAAAGGTCGCGGTCGCCAAGCTCAACACCGACGAGAACCAGGGCGTCGCCATGAAATTCGGCATCAACGCCATCCCCACCCTGCTCTTCTTCAAGGACGGTGTCCAGCAGGAGTCCCTCGTCGGACTCAGGCCCAAGGAGGACATCATCTCCTACATCAACTCCCTGTGA
- a CDS encoding XRE family transcriptional regulator → MTVQDLISSMLRDEGGFQTAFREILDNELKMSLNEFCQVAEISQSTMYKILEERREPNLRTIRQIIKAINRINRRDSEKFVAVIASPRFMEGLPRSLETGANGPVAIREYPVSTVEDAIIAAVRAERDNALGIVCAPIVANTVEKIISIKVYTVFPLDSVINILDNIKGSL, encoded by the coding sequence ATGACCGTACAGGACCTGATCTCCAGCATGCTGAGGGACGAAGGCGGATTCCAGACCGCTTTCAGGGAAATCCTCGACAACGAACTGAAGATGTCGCTCAACGAGTTCTGCCAGGTGGCAGAGATATCGCAGAGCACCATGTATAAGATCCTGGAGGAACGCCGCGAACCCAATCTCCGCACCATCAGGCAGATCATCAAAGCAATCAACAGGATCAACCGCCGTGATTCCGAGAAGTTCGTGGCGGTCATCGCATCGCCCAGGTTCATGGAGGGTCTTCCCAGGTCCCTGGAGACCGGCGCCAACGGGCCCGTCGCCATCCGCGAGTATCCCGTATCCACCGTGGAGGATGCCATAATCGCCGCCGTCCGTGCCGAGCGCGACAACGCTCTGGGTATAGTGTGTGCACCGATTGTCGCCAACACCGTGGAGAAGATCATCTCCATCAAGGTGTACACCGTTTTCCCGCTTGACAGTGTCATCAATATCCTCGACAACATCAAGGGCAGCCTCTGA
- a CDS encoding CoB--CoM heterodisulfide reductase subunit D HdrD, which produces MDILNKLPHIEQELTACVQCGYCISVCQAHVQTPWESVTPRGKIYYLNQINVGGPLDKPMKREVGLNPYFVDAIYKCTGCGNCEAVCHAKIPLVELWETVRTWLVENGVGPLSAHQAMKLGIEKNHNPYGGDQNHRGDWWPEEVPKYDVPDVILYAGCTGSFRQQQVPRTAALVLNRAGVKMNILGKDEWCCTSPLLRTGTTTLTLEAAEHVVEKADGMGAKDIVMACSGCYKTIATDFGKYYSQMGQQCYHFTQYAAKLIKEKKLTILQPFEHKVTYHDPCHLGRHMGVYDAPRDILKAIKGLELIEMPRNRANSMCCGAGGGYKSQFNNFAVRIAADRVREAEATGAEYLVTSCPFCVTNLSQGAAAIKSKIKVVDVSDILLQVTEAPKEEPKAE; this is translated from the coding sequence ATGGACATACTTAACAAGCTCCCACACATCGAACAGGAACTGACTGCCTGCGTACAGTGCGGCTACTGCATCTCCGTCTGCCAGGCACACGTTCAGACTCCTTGGGAATCCGTTACCCCCAGGGGAAAAATCTACTATCTCAACCAGATCAACGTCGGAGGACCTCTCGACAAACCCATGAAAAGGGAAGTCGGACTCAACCCCTACTTCGTTGACGCCATCTACAAATGTACCGGATGCGGAAACTGCGAAGCAGTTTGCCACGCCAAGATCCCCCTCGTCGAGCTTTGGGAGACCGTCAGAACCTGGCTCGTCGAGAACGGTGTCGGACCTCTCAGCGCCCACCAGGCCATGAAGCTCGGCATCGAGAAGAACCACAACCCCTACGGCGGAGACCAGAACCACAGGGGTGACTGGTGGCCTGAGGAGGTTCCCAAATACGACGTCCCCGACGTCATCCTCTACGCAGGATGTACCGGATCCTTCAGGCAGCAGCAGGTCCCCAGGACCGCAGCCCTCGTTCTGAACAGGGCCGGCGTCAAGATGAACATCCTCGGAAAGGACGAATGGTGCTGCACCTCGCCTCTCCTCAGGACCGGAACCACCACCCTCACCCTCGAGGCCGCTGAGCACGTCGTCGAGAAAGCCGACGGAATGGGAGCCAAGGACATCGTCATGGCCTGTTCCGGATGCTACAAGACCATCGCCACCGACTTCGGAAAGTACTACTCCCAGATGGGACAGCAGTGCTACCACTTCACCCAGTACGCAGCCAAGCTCATCAAGGAGAAGAAGCTCACAATCCTCCAGCCCTTCGAGCACAAGGTCACCTACCACGACCCCTGCCACCTCGGAAGGCACATGGGAGTCTACGACGCACCCAGGGACATCCTCAAGGCAATCAAGGGCCTCGAACTCATCGAGATGCCCAGGAACAGGGCCAACTCCATGTGCTGCGGTGCAGGCGGAGGTTACAAGAGCCAGTTCAACAACTTCGCTGTCAGGATCGCAGCCGACAGGGTCAGGGAGGCAGAGGCTACCGGAGCCGAGTACCTCGTCACCAGCTGTCCCTTCTGCGTCACCAACCTCAGCCAGGGAGCAGCCGCCATCAAATCCAAGATCAAGGTGGTCGACGTCTCCGATATCCTGCTCCAGGTCACCGAAGCCCCCAAAGAAGAACCTAAGGCAGAGTGA
- a CDS encoding cell division control protein Cdc48, with the protein MVEVLTMKVDIPKRITEAGYGRARLDPEAYTKLGLSIGNIIEITGKKTVVAKVFRSDNEDEGTNVIRIDGLTRTSAEVSLGENVKVRKCDPQRAEKIILEPKIPEGSRINVDKGFTEIFKNNLISRPVVAGMDITVQNISLMGNRSIFNVVSTVPQGAVVVSSITDLVILEEPKKRKSTAKPEEGGIGRDNKNTTYDDIGGLNDELRRIREMSELPLKHPELFERMGISAPKGLLLYGPPGTGKTLIAESLANESGANFFSIRGPEIMSKYYGESESKLRTLFQTAEKNSPSIIFLDEIDSIAPNRDSAYGEQERRVVAQLLSLMDGMGGRGNVIVIGATNREDSIDPALRRPGRFDREIEIGVPNKQGRETILGVHTRNMPLADDVDLAALARMTQGFVGADLAALAREAAMKCLSRQMLKLDLDKPVPSELLETIKVNMKDFVDALSEVEPSGMREVSIEVPKVTWADIGGLDSVRREIQETLLPEEDKKDFERLGITPGKGVLLYGPPGTGKTLIAKAVANESGANFILVNGPEIASKWMGESEQAIRKIFKRAKQMAPSIIFFDEIDSIAPKRGSEDNEAWERVVAQLLTSLDGVEQLNHVLVMAATNRPDMLDPALLRPGRIDRLVLIGKPDTKGRVSILKIHTKNMPLADNVDLEAIADATSGYVGADLFALCREAGLHAYRKNHDTKTVSAEDFEAALKIIKPSVDDNVFKAYEKMGTEIKKRKDRWNDVPFYS; encoded by the coding sequence ATGGTCGAAGTTCTGACGATGAAAGTGGACATCCCCAAACGCATCACCGAGGCCGGTTACGGACGTGCGCGTCTAGATCCGGAAGCCTACACCAAACTGGGCCTCTCGATAGGGAACATCATCGAGATCACCGGCAAGAAGACCGTGGTCGCCAAGGTGTTCAGGAGCGACAACGAGGACGAGGGGACCAACGTCATCAGGATTGACGGACTTACCAGGACCAGCGCGGAGGTCTCCCTCGGGGAGAATGTCAAAGTCCGCAAATGCGACCCCCAGAGGGCCGAGAAGATCATCCTCGAGCCCAAGATTCCTGAGGGTTCACGCATCAACGTCGACAAGGGCTTCACCGAGATTTTCAAGAACAACCTCATCAGCCGTCCCGTCGTGGCGGGCATGGACATCACCGTCCAGAACATCTCGCTGATGGGCAACAGATCCATCTTCAACGTGGTCTCCACCGTCCCCCAGGGGGCCGTGGTGGTCTCGTCCATCACCGACCTGGTCATCTTGGAGGAGCCCAAGAAGCGCAAGAGCACCGCCAAACCCGAAGAGGGCGGCATCGGCAGGGACAACAAGAACACCACCTACGACGATATCGGAGGACTCAACGACGAACTGCGCCGCATCAGGGAGATGAGCGAACTCCCCCTGAAACATCCCGAACTGTTCGAGAGGATGGGTATCTCCGCCCCCAAGGGACTCCTGCTCTACGGCCCTCCCGGAACCGGAAAGACGCTCATCGCCGAATCCCTGGCCAACGAATCCGGAGCGAACTTCTTCTCGATCCGCGGACCGGAGATCATGAGCAAGTACTACGGTGAATCGGAGAGCAAGCTCCGTACACTGTTCCAGACAGCCGAGAAGAACTCCCCCAGCATCATCTTCCTCGACGAGATCGACTCCATCGCCCCCAACCGCGACAGCGCCTACGGGGAGCAGGAACGCCGCGTGGTCGCACAACTGCTGTCCCTGATGGACGGCATGGGAGGAAGGGGGAACGTCATCGTCATCGGTGCCACCAACCGCGAGGATTCGATAGACCCAGCACTCAGAAGACCCGGCCGTTTCGACAGGGAAATAGAGATCGGTGTCCCCAACAAACAGGGCAGGGAGACCATCCTCGGGGTTCACACCCGCAACATGCCTCTGGCAGACGATGTGGACCTGGCGGCCCTCGCCCGCATGACCCAGGGATTCGTAGGTGCAGACCTTGCCGCCCTCGCCCGCGAAGCGGCCATGAAATGCCTGAGCAGGCAGATGCTCAAACTCGACCTTGACAAACCCGTCCCCAGCGAGCTGCTCGAGACCATCAAGGTCAACATGAAGGATTTCGTCGACGCCCTCAGTGAGGTGGAACCCAGCGGTATGCGCGAGGTCTCCATCGAGGTACCCAAGGTTACCTGGGCCGACATCGGAGGACTCGACAGCGTCCGCAGGGAGATCCAGGAGACCCTCCTGCCCGAGGAGGATAAGAAGGATTTCGAGAGGCTCGGCATCACTCCCGGCAAGGGAGTCCTGCTCTACGGCCCTCCCGGGACCGGAAAGACGCTCATCGCCAAAGCGGTGGCCAACGAATCGGGTGCCAATTTCATCCTTGTCAACGGTCCCGAGATAGCCAGCAAATGGATGGGAGAGAGCGAGCAGGCCATCCGCAAGATCTTCAAACGCGCCAAACAGATGGCTCCGTCCATCATATTCTTCGATGAGATCGACTCCATCGCACCCAAGAGGGGTTCGGAAGACAACGAGGCGTGGGAGCGTGTGGTCGCGCAGCTGCTTACCTCGCTCGACGGTGTCGAACAGCTCAACCACGTGCTGGTCATGGCCGCGACGAACCGTCCAGACATGCTGGACCCGGCGCTCCTCAGGCCGGGACGCATCGACCGTCTGGTGCTCATCGGCAAACCGGACACCAAGGGAAGGGTCAGTATCCTGAAGATCCACACCAAGAACATGCCCCTGGCGGACAATGTGGACCTGGAAGCAATCGCCGACGCGACTTCGGGTTATGTCGGTGCCGACCTTTTCGCACTGTGCCGCGAAGCGGGACTGCATGCTTACCGCAAGAACCACGATACGAAGACCGTGTCGGCCGAGGACTTCGAGGCCGCATTGAAGATCATCAAACCCTCGGTGGATGACAACGTCTTCAAGGCCTACGAGAAGATGGGCACCGAGATCAAGAAGAGGAAGGACCGCTGGAACGACGTCCCGTTCTATTCCTGA
- a CDS encoding histone acetyltransferase ELP3 family has protein sequence MAGIVAERILEALRSGEVTDREDLQRLKMKLCARYGAEKVPSNSEVLALVNEEEKKRFLPLLVKKPMRTASGVAVVAVMTSPYPCPHGKCAYCPGGVSNDSPQSYTGKEPAARRAAMNRFDPYDQVESRLTQLEEIGHDTDKIDLIIMGGTFTSRNPQYQEWFVQRCLEAMNGHPSPNLLAAQEENSRSSRRCIGLTVETRPDYFRTDAQIERMMALGATRVELGVQILDDDILKGVERGHGVKEVIEATRACRAHGLKVCYHLMPGLPGATPEKDLECFRECFANPDFRPDMLKFYPTLVIPGTRLHEMWENGEYQPYTVEQAVSLLSEMKSIVPDYVRIQRIQRDIPVPEIACGILKSNLRQLVQKNMDEHGMKCRCIRCREVGHTGAVLEDESKLKLETIEYEAAGGTERFISFTYDDSLVGYVRLRTDDTDTASIRELKVFGNETAIGAAAESWQHRGFGKKLVAEAERIARSEKKTQIRITSGIGVREYYASLGYHLEHPYMVKDL, from the coding sequence ATGGCAGGCATCGTAGCCGAGCGCATCCTAGAAGCACTGCGCTCAGGAGAGGTCACCGACCGCGAGGACCTACAGCGTCTCAAGATGAAGCTCTGTGCCAGGTACGGGGCTGAGAAGGTACCTTCCAATTCGGAGGTGCTGGCACTTGTGAACGAGGAGGAGAAGAAGAGGTTCCTCCCGCTATTGGTGAAGAAGCCCATGCGCACCGCCAGCGGTGTCGCCGTAGTGGCTGTGATGACCTCCCCCTATCCCTGTCCCCACGGGAAATGCGCCTACTGTCCCGGAGGGGTCTCTAACGATTCTCCCCAGTCATACACAGGTAAGGAGCCGGCAGCAAGAAGAGCTGCCATGAACCGCTTCGATCCTTACGATCAGGTCGAGAGCAGGCTCACCCAGCTGGAGGAGATCGGCCATGATACAGACAAGATTGATCTCATAATCATGGGCGGCACCTTCACCTCCCGCAACCCCCAATACCAGGAGTGGTTCGTCCAGAGGTGTCTGGAAGCGATGAACGGGCACCCGTCCCCGAATCTCCTGGCTGCCCAGGAGGAGAATTCCCGGTCATCCCGCAGATGCATTGGACTCACCGTAGAAACGCGTCCCGATTATTTCCGTACTGATGCTCAAATCGAGCGCATGATGGCGCTAGGCGCCACCCGTGTGGAACTGGGCGTCCAGATTCTGGACGACGATATCCTGAAGGGTGTGGAGCGCGGGCATGGGGTCAAGGAGGTCATCGAGGCCACCAGAGCCTGCCGTGCACACGGGCTCAAGGTTTGCTATCATCTCATGCCCGGACTTCCCGGAGCCACCCCCGAGAAGGATCTCGAATGTTTCCGGGAGTGCTTTGCCAATCCCGACTTCCGTCCCGACATGCTGAAGTTCTATCCGACCCTGGTAATCCCTGGTACCCGTCTTCACGAGATGTGGGAGAACGGGGAGTATCAGCCCTACACAGTTGAGCAGGCCGTGAGCCTCCTCTCCGAGATGAAATCGATTGTGCCAGACTATGTAAGGATACAGCGCATTCAGAGGGATATCCCGGTGCCCGAGATCGCCTGCGGAATCCTCAAGAGCAACCTCCGTCAGCTGGTTCAGAAGAACATGGATGAACACGGTATGAAGTGCAGGTGCATCCGCTGCCGCGAGGTCGGCCATACCGGTGCGGTGCTGGAGGACGAATCGAAGCTGAAACTCGAAACCATCGAATATGAGGCGGCCGGAGGAACCGAACGTTTCATTTCATTCACTTACGATGATTCCCTGGTGGGTTATGTGCGTCTCCGTACCGATGATACCGACACAGCCTCAATCCGCGAGCTGAAGGTCTTCGGGAACGAGACTGCCATCGGAGCCGCCGCGGAGAGCTGGCAGCACCGCGGTTTCGGTAAGAAACTGGTGGCGGAAGCCGAGCGGATCGCCCGCTCCGAGAAAAAGACCCAGATACGCATAACCAGCGGTATCGGTGTCAGGGAGTACTATGCGTCCCTGGGCTACCATTTAGAGCATCCGTATATGGTTAAGGATCTATGA
- a CDS encoding thioredoxin-disulfide reductase TrxB1 yields MESDVVIIGAGPAGLQAGIYAARKKVRTVVVGRMNNSAAYGISLENYFGFQGVQSGTDLLCNGAEQVRSFGGEVIDMNVLSLARDGSLFSVKLENGEVISARSLIFATGISRKKLGVPGETAFANGKGVSYCAVCDCNFYKGKVVALVGGQSEAAVSAEFMTRYASKVYWISPEFEADKSLIDAADKASVERIQASVTSINGDAKVTSVTLSDGREVSLDGVFIELGGKSSADLAMDIDLMPEMDDTLKIDSSGATSVPGVFACGDITGRPWQVAKAVGEGAVAGLSAADYAKKVTE; encoded by the coding sequence ATGGAATCCGACGTGGTGATCATCGGTGCAGGTCCGGCAGGTCTGCAGGCAGGCATATACGCTGCCCGCAAGAAGGTCCGTACCGTCGTGGTCGGCAGGATGAACAACAGTGCGGCCTACGGCATCAGTCTTGAGAACTATTTCGGATTCCAGGGAGTACAATCCGGGACCGATCTGCTCTGCAACGGTGCGGAACAGGTCCGTTCCTTCGGAGGGGAGGTCATCGATATGAACGTCCTCTCTCTGGCACGCGACGGCAGCCTCTTCTCGGTGAAGCTCGAGAACGGCGAGGTCATAAGTGCCAGATCGTTAATCTTCGCTACCGGCATCAGCAGGAAGAAGCTGGGAGTTCCCGGCGAGACGGCCTTCGCTAACGGCAAGGGTGTCAGCTACTGTGCCGTCTGCGACTGCAATTTCTACAAGGGGAAGGTCGTGGCACTGGTGGGCGGACAGTCGGAGGCCGCGGTCTCTGCCGAATTCATGACCCGCTATGCCTCCAAGGTATACTGGATCTCGCCCGAGTTCGAGGCGGACAAGAGTCTCATCGATGCGGCCGACAAGGCCTCGGTGGAGAGGATTCAAGCTTCCGTTACCTCAATCAACGGCGATGCTAAGGTGACCTCAGTGACCCTTTCCGACGGTAGGGAAGTCTCCCTCGACGGGGTTTTCATCGAACTCGGAGGCAAGTCCTCCGCCGATCTCGCGATGGACATCGACCTCATGCCCGAGATGGACGACACCCTCAAGATCGACTCTTCAGGTGCCACCTCCGTACCCGGCGTTTTCGCCTGCGGCGACATCACCGGACGCCCCTGGCAGGTGGCCAAGGCCGTAGGGGAGGGAGCCGTCGCAGGACTCTCCGCAGCGGATTATGCAAAGAAGGTAACCGAATGA
- a CDS encoding transcriptional regulator ArsR family has protein sequence MNRIKVINEPSELVPMLRAVDTPVKREVLKEVTLEWKTADEIEQKFGPEGREATIFFEKMKLVETRWMSTNGNYPEKSYHTYYTAFNINAQWPVYEISDVLAAAMMSEEEYAIIEAKILEQVGTGKFSGDVAEALGLSSTMLKSLVRRSVKMDYRGHRIEPIKDE, from the coding sequence ATGAACAGAATAAAGGTCATCAATGAGCCCTCTGAGCTTGTTCCCATGCTCAGGGCGGTGGACACACCCGTCAAAAGGGAGGTCCTCAAAGAGGTGACCCTCGAGTGGAAAACTGCTGATGAGATCGAACAGAAGTTCGGTCCCGAGGGTAGGGAGGCTACCATCTTCTTCGAGAAGATGAAACTGGTGGAGACCCGTTGGATGTCCACCAATGGCAATTATCCCGAAAAGTCCTATCACACCTACTATACCGCATTCAACATCAACGCACAGTGGCCTGTATACGAGATTAGTGATGTATTGGCCGCAGCGATGATGAGTGAAGAAGAGTACGCCATCATCGAGGCGAAGATCCTGGAACAGGTCGGCACCGGAAAGTTCTCCGGTGACGTTGCGGAGGCCCTCGGGCTCTCCTCTACCATGCTCAAGAGCCTGGTCCGCAGGTCTGTCAAGATGGATTATCGCGGTCATAGGATCGAGCCCATCAAAGATGAGTGA